One Phycisphaerae bacterium RAS2 DNA window includes the following coding sequences:
- a CDS encoding putative metallophosphoesterase has product MSMSPRAPSDRFYSRLQWTLIALVAALLLYGFVIARFVPTPRGLGFRLFLLSMLAFNALWWSVADRRFARFVESARLSKAARAIAGVFTAGLVAPLVYMFITGRVPQFMKGPVWYASAVTLWNIGLAFCLPVIAGLRLAALAGYWSWQRWSGRGRVESGPAQPSLGEKSSADNATMPTAFVSRRALLKTAVASVPMAALGGSVLAWRDQAAFVVRQHEVPAPWLPDRLRGLTISHVSDLHVGRLFRPDMLPRVVEAVNALNSDLLLITGDIVDNSNALLPPTLDAIGRMQHRYGCFLCIGNHDEIDDRAEFIHMVRERFDLLINRRRSLEIGGERLCIAGIDYAGSDEPRGSRPGHRRDVRSALMNYDKHVEGPMIALAHHPHTWDALRDSGVPLTLSGHTHGGQLMIAPPGSGFDRGAGELLFRYIRGFFGDDRSRLFVNSGVGNWFPVRINAPAEIVQLRLA; this is encoded by the coding sequence ATGTCGATGTCACCGCGCGCCCCCTCGGATCGATTTTATTCGCGTCTTCAATGGACGCTGATCGCCCTCGTGGCGGCGCTGCTTTTGTACGGATTCGTGATCGCGCGGTTCGTGCCGACGCCGCGCGGGCTGGGCTTTCGACTCTTTCTCCTCTCCATGCTCGCGTTCAACGCGCTCTGGTGGTCGGTCGCCGATCGGCGATTCGCACGATTCGTCGAGTCTGCACGACTCTCGAAAGCGGCCCGCGCGATCGCAGGCGTCTTCACCGCCGGCCTTGTCGCGCCGCTGGTCTATATGTTCATCACCGGCCGCGTGCCGCAGTTCATGAAAGGGCCGGTCTGGTACGCGTCGGCGGTCACACTCTGGAACATTGGATTGGCGTTTTGCCTGCCCGTTATCGCAGGGCTTCGGCTCGCGGCGCTCGCAGGCTACTGGTCGTGGCAACGATGGAGCGGGCGCGGTCGCGTTGAAAGCGGCCCCGCGCAGCCGTCGCTGGGTGAAAAGTCTTCTGCCGACAATGCGACGATGCCCACTGCCTTTGTGTCGCGCCGCGCGCTGTTGAAGACAGCCGTCGCATCGGTTCCCATGGCGGCGCTGGGAGGATCGGTTCTGGCGTGGCGCGATCAGGCGGCGTTCGTGGTTCGCCAACACGAAGTGCCGGCGCCGTGGCTGCCTGACCGCCTGCGCGGCCTGACGATCTCGCATGTGAGCGATCTGCACGTCGGGCGGTTGTTCCGGCCCGACATGCTCCCGCGCGTCGTGGAAGCGGTGAATGCGCTGAACAGCGACTTGCTTCTGATCACCGGCGACATCGTCGATAACTCCAACGCCCTGCTGCCGCCGACGCTGGATGCGATCGGGCGCATGCAGCACCGGTACGGCTGCTTTCTCTGCATCGGGAATCACGACGAGATCGACGATCGGGCGGAGTTCATCCACATGGTGCGCGAGCGGTTTGACTTGCTTATCAATCGCCGGCGCTCCTTGGAGATCGGCGGCGAGCGACTCTGCATCGCCGGCATCGACTACGCGGGAAGCGACGAGCCGCGCGGCAGTCGGCCGGGGCATCGCCGCGATGTCCGGTCGGCGCTGATGAATTATGACAAGCACGTCGAAGGGCCGATGATCGCGCTGGCGCATCACCCGCACACGTGGGATGCTTTGCGGGACAGCGGCGTGCCGCTCACGCTCTCGGGTCACACGCACGGGGGGCAGCTCATGATCGCGCCGCCGGGGTCGGGTTTTGACCGTGGGGCAGGGGAACTTTTGTTTCGATACATCCGCGGGTTCTTCGGGGATGACCGGTCGCGGCTGTTTGTGAACTCCGGTGTGGGAAACTGGTTCCCGGTGCGAATCAACGCACCGGCCGAGATTGTGCAGTTGCGGCTGGCCTGA
- the yxlF_4 gene encoding putative ABC transporter ATP-binding protein YxlF, translating into MTLVLDAQRLRVDYGRFTALSDFSLQLSAGHLLGLIGPNGAGKTTSLKAMCGIVPVTAGRVTILGDELTITDPLVRSRCGFAPDTPPVYDELTVAQFLEFIGRAHRIRLGVISERIDFWLEQLWLHDRRNSKIKSLSRGMKQRLTVARTLLPDPPLVLLDEPAAGLDPAGRVAFRKMLASLRDQGKALIVSSHILADLHEYCTHIGIMQGGRMMQFGTVAQVVGAKEDNRCRWEVTLARQIHDVAGSIGAIPGLTALEVHGRQVSFEYEHDDQAAADLLAKFLDAGLPVARFAPVEHDLEQAYLRTGIRQVD; encoded by the coding sequence ATGACCCTCGTTCTGGATGCCCAACGCCTGCGCGTCGATTACGGCCGATTCACGGCCTTGTCGGATTTCTCGCTGCAACTGTCAGCCGGTCATTTGCTCGGGTTGATCGGGCCGAACGGCGCGGGCAAGACAACCTCCCTCAAGGCGATGTGCGGCATCGTGCCGGTAACGGCCGGGCGCGTCACGATTCTCGGCGATGAGTTGACGATTACCGACCCGCTGGTGCGCTCGCGCTGCGGGTTCGCGCCGGACACGCCGCCGGTCTACGACGAGCTGACTGTCGCGCAGTTCCTTGAGTTCATCGGTCGCGCGCATCGCATCCGGCTGGGCGTCATCAGCGAGCGGATCGATTTCTGGCTGGAGCAGCTCTGGCTGCACGATCGACGCAATTCGAAAATCAAGAGCTTGTCGCGCGGCATGAAGCAGCGTCTCACGGTCGCGCGAACGCTGCTGCCCGATCCGCCGCTGGTGCTGCTCGATGAGCCGGCCGCCGGTCTGGACCCGGCTGGGCGCGTTGCGTTCCGGAAGATGCTCGCCAGCCTGCGCGATCAGGGCAAAGCGTTGATCGTCAGCTCGCACATCCTGGCCGACCTGCACGAGTACTGCACGCACATCGGGATCATGCAGGGCGGGCGAATGATGCAGTTTGGGACGGTGGCGCAGGTCGTTGGCGCGAAAGAAGACAATCGATGCCGATGGGAAGTGACGCTTGCAAGGCAGATCCACGATGTCGCCGGTTCGATCGGAGCGATTCCGGGGTTGACAGCGCTGGAAGTGCACGGACGGCAGGTTTCGTTTGAGTATGAGCATGACGATCAAGCGGCGGCCGACCTGCTGGCGAAGTTTCTGGATGCCGGGCTGCCGGTCGCGCGGTTTGCCCCGGTGGAGCACGACCTGGAACAGGCGTACCTGCGAACCGGCATCCGCCAGGTGGATTAG
- a CDS encoding Beta-monoglucosyldiacylglycerol synthase gives MESYSFWHYLLLFTHLFVCLALAAYGIHRYSLVYLYYKYRRNSPRAKACFREKPFVTIQLPMFNEQYVAQRVIEAACRIDWPRDRLEIQVLDDSTDETVEIARSTCERMAAQGNPVTFIHRDNREGFKAGALASGLKSARGEYVVIFDADFIPPEDILEHLIDHFVDDKVGMVQARWEHINREQSLLTKTQAILLDGHFVIEHTARHRSGRFMSFNGTAGAWRRSCIDDAGGWQHDTLTEDLDLSYRAQMRGWKFIYLPDVVSPAELPPEMNAFKSQQHRWAKGGAQTCRKLLPAILRSRLSWRIKLEAFFHLTSCVSYFLIVILVLLLLPVLHLKLHIFSNNAALRAIFDISLVLIATCSASTFYVACQRELFRSWGDSLKYLPFLMSLGVGVSLNNARAAMEGFFGKAGEFVRTPKFGAAGREDKELARKAARHRLDPKRVQAWCELFIGLYLATCVGYCLIHKFWIGTFFICLFMIGYLYVAMMTLHGQFMTARAADQPEDPATDAALPEQSAMPSHPYSARAFAPVRTRD, from the coding sequence ATGGAATCGTATTCGTTCTGGCATTACCTGCTTCTCTTCACGCACCTGTTCGTCTGCCTGGCGCTGGCCGCTTACGGCATTCATCGTTACTCGCTGGTCTACCTCTACTACAAATACCGCCGCAATTCGCCTCGTGCGAAGGCGTGCTTCCGCGAGAAGCCCTTCGTCACCATCCAGCTTCCCATGTTCAACGAGCAATACGTCGCCCAGCGCGTCATCGAGGCCGCCTGTCGCATCGACTGGCCGCGCGACCGGCTGGAAATACAGGTGCTGGACGATTCGACCGACGAGACCGTGGAGATCGCCCGCTCGACCTGCGAACGAATGGCGGCACAGGGCAACCCGGTAACGTTCATCCACCGCGACAACCGCGAGGGCTTCAAGGCCGGCGCGCTGGCCAGCGGGCTGAAATCCGCGCGCGGTGAATACGTCGTCATCTTCGACGCGGACTTTATCCCGCCGGAAGACATCCTCGAACACCTGATCGATCATTTTGTCGACGACAAGGTCGGCATGGTCCAGGCGCGGTGGGAGCATATCAACCGCGAGCAATCCCTGCTCACCAAGACGCAGGCGATCCTGCTCGACGGGCACTTTGTCATCGAGCACACGGCACGGCATCGATCCGGCCGATTCATGAGTTTCAACGGCACCGCCGGCGCGTGGCGGCGAAGCTGCATCGACGATGCCGGCGGCTGGCAGCACGACACCCTGACCGAAGACCTCGACCTGTCCTATCGCGCCCAGATGCGCGGCTGGAAGTTCATCTATCTGCCCGATGTGGTCAGTCCGGCCGAGCTTCCGCCGGAAATGAACGCCTTCAAGAGCCAGCAGCACCGCTGGGCCAAGGGCGGCGCGCAGACCTGCCGCAAGTTGCTGCCCGCCATTCTCCGCTCGCGTCTGTCGTGGCGCATCAAGCTGGAGGCGTTCTTCCACCTGACCAGTTGCGTCAGTTACTTCTTGATTGTCATCCTCGTATTGCTGCTGCTGCCGGTGCTGCACTTGAAGCTGCACATCTTTTCCAACAACGCGGCATTGCGTGCGATCTTCGACATCTCGCTTGTGCTGATCGCCACCTGCTCGGCGAGCACGTTTTACGTCGCCTGTCAGCGTGAGCTGTTCCGAAGCTGGGGCGACAGCCTCAAGTACCTGCCGTTTCTGATGAGCCTCGGCGTCGGCGTCTCGTTGAACAACGCTCGCGCCGCCATGGAGGGTTTCTTCGGCAAGGCCGGTGAGTTCGTTCGCACGCCCAAGTTCGGCGCCGCCGGGCGCGAGGACAAGGAGCTGGCCCGAAAGGCCGCTCGCCACCGGCTCGATCCGAAGCGCGTCCAGGCATGGTGCGAATTGTTCATCGGACTGTACCTGGCGACCTGTGTCGGCTACTGCCTCATTCACAAGTTCTGGATCGGCACGTTCTTCATCTGCCTGTTTATGATCGGTTACTTGTACGTGGCCATGATGACCCTCCATGGGCAATTCATGACCGCCCGTGCCGCGGATCAGCCGGAAGACCCGGCAACGGATGCGGCCCTGCCCGAGCAATCGGCAATGCCGTCTCACCCTTACAGCGCCCGGGCTTTCGCACCGGTCAGGACGCGCGACTAG
- the dfrA gene encoding Dihydrofolate reductase — protein MKVILIVAMTPQGLIGRGGSLPWHDPADLAHFKRTTAGHAVLMGRKTFESIGKPLAKRHNIVLTRDTAWSAAQLKRFGDSANAATASRRAPDDPIPAAAHGTFETADSLEAAVESCRRRGEDAVFVIGGAQVYAAALPRADELIVTWMHRPEAEGDTYFPEWNKADWTATPVANDAGLDIVRYARRV, from the coding sequence ATGAAAGTCATCCTCATCGTTGCCATGACGCCGCAGGGCCTGATCGGTCGCGGCGGATCGCTGCCCTGGCACGATCCGGCCGACCTCGCGCACTTCAAACGCACCACCGCCGGCCATGCCGTCCTCATGGGCCGCAAGACGTTCGAATCAATCGGCAAGCCGCTGGCGAAGCGTCACAACATCGTTCTGACGCGCGACACGGCTTGGTCCGCGGCGCAGCTCAAACGGTTCGGCGATTCGGCCAACGCGGCAACGGCGAGTCGCCGCGCACCGGACGACCCCATCCCGGCGGCCGCCCACGGCACGTTCGAGACGGCCGATTCGCTCGAGGCAGCCGTTGAATCATGCCGGAGGCGCGGAGAGGACGCCGTGTTCGTGATCGGCGGCGCGCAAGTCTACGCCGCGGCGTTGCCGCGCGCGGATGAGTTGATTGTCACGTGGATGCATCGCCCCGAGGCCGAGGGCGACACGTACTTCCCCGAATGGAACAAGGCCGACTGGACCGCGACACCCGTCGCGAATGACGCGGGGCTGGACATCGTCCGCTACGCGCGCCGAGTTTAG
- the exo I gene encoding Beta-hexosaminidase: protein MPSNADIIETLFPRPRRIRCRAGGPLAISRSTTLTVECPARADGARAVVRALLRGVPSLIRPRLRWLPALATKQLKAQAYQLSIRADGIHVIACDALGARYAVTALVQLMKAAKKSLPLLDISDWPDFPVRGVMLDISRDKVPTMRTLTRLIDRLADWRINHLQLYIEHTFAYRRHARVWRGASPMTSAQVRRLDRYCAARGIELVPNQNSFGHMERWLKHKPYRALAETTGPWKSPFGTIRTQAATLNPLNPRSLKLVTGLYDQLLPNFTSRLLNVGCDETFELGQGRSAAECKRRGIGEVYLDYLLKIHRAVTRRGRRMMFWSDIVHQHPGIIPRLPKDAVGLIWGYEADHPFDAQCRALRRAGLDFFVCPGTSSWCSFGGRTANMLANLRNAARTGRKHGASGYLITDWGDYGHRQQLPVSYAGLLYGAGVAWCAGSNERIDLAAELSRHVFDGSSRRAGELWCEAGRIHEPTRLNLKNKTPLFVAMHGDWLDPASTKGLTPRNIDAMLARLKHLHQSALTIRLKGADSTLVRRELILTIFVLRHAVLRARAALNPRSLATAARHLHVDLRRIMAEHRRLWLARNRPGGLASSLSYYERNLKEYADFLKRVGPRARRRTNLITVMD, encoded by the coding sequence GTGCCTTCCAACGCTGACATCATCGAAACCCTCTTCCCGCGGCCGCGTCGAATCCGTTGCCGCGCAGGCGGCCCGCTTGCCATCAGCCGATCCACAACGCTGACCGTCGAATGCCCCGCTCGGGCAGACGGCGCGCGAGCGGTCGTTCGAGCCTTGTTGCGAGGTGTTCCTTCGTTAATTCGCCCTCGTTTGAGATGGCTGCCCGCCCTCGCGACGAAACAATTGAAGGCGCAGGCGTATCAGCTATCCATCCGTGCCGACGGCATTCACGTCATCGCGTGCGATGCTCTCGGCGCGCGATATGCCGTCACGGCGCTCGTGCAATTGATGAAAGCGGCCAAGAAATCCCTGCCGCTTCTCGACATCTCCGATTGGCCCGACTTTCCCGTCCGCGGTGTCATGCTTGACATCAGTCGCGACAAGGTCCCGACGATGCGCACGCTCACGCGGCTTATCGACCGCCTCGCCGACTGGCGAATCAATCACCTGCAACTGTACATCGAGCACACGTTCGCCTATCGCAGGCATGCGCGGGTCTGGCGCGGCGCCTCGCCGATGACGTCGGCGCAGGTTCGCCGGCTGGATCGTTACTGTGCCGCGCGCGGCATCGAACTCGTGCCCAATCAGAACTCGTTCGGGCACATGGAGCGCTGGCTCAAACACAAGCCTTACCGCGCCCTCGCCGAAACGACCGGCCCATGGAAATCTCCATTTGGCACGATTCGAACGCAGGCGGCGACCCTGAACCCGCTCAACCCACGCTCGCTGAAACTCGTCACCGGGCTGTACGACCAGTTGCTGCCGAACTTCACCAGCCGGCTGCTGAACGTCGGCTGCGATGAGACGTTCGAGCTGGGCCAGGGCCGCAGCGCCGCCGAGTGCAAGCGCCGGGGCATCGGCGAGGTCTATCTCGACTATTTGCTGAAAATCCACCGCGCCGTGACGCGCCGCGGCCGGCGCATGATGTTCTGGAGCGACATCGTCCATCAGCACCCGGGAATCATTCCGCGCCTTCCGAAGGACGCGGTCGGCTTGATCTGGGGTTACGAGGCCGATCACCCGTTCGACGCGCAATGCCGCGCGCTGCGCCGCGCAGGGCTGGATTTCTTTGTCTGCCCCGGCACGTCAAGCTGGTGCAGCTTCGGCGGGCGCACGGCCAACATGCTCGCCAATCTGCGCAATGCCGCCCGCACGGGCCGAAAGCATGGCGCGAGCGGTTACCTCATCACCGACTGGGGCGACTACGGCCACCGTCAGCAGTTGCCCGTCAGCTATGCCGGCTTGCTGTACGGCGCAGGCGTCGCGTGGTGCGCCGGATCGAATGAGCGCATCGACCTTGCCGCGGAGTTGAGCCGACACGTGTTTGACGGATCATCACGCCGCGCGGGCGAACTCTGGTGCGAGGCGGGCCGCATCCACGAACCGACGCGATTAAATCTGAAGAACAAGACGCCGCTGTTCGTGGCGATGCACGGCGACTGGCTCGACCCGGCGAGCACAAAGGGACTGACGCCCCGAAACATCGATGCCATGCTTGCGCGACTCAAACATCTGCATCAATCCGCGTTGACCATCAGACTCAAGGGTGCGGACAGCACCCTCGTTCGGCGGGAATTGATCCTCACGATTTTCGTTTTGCGCCATGCCGTGTTGCGCGCCCGAGCCGCGCTGAACCCACGCTCGCTCGCCACCGCCGCGCGGCATCTGCACGTCGACCTGCGCCGCATCATGGCCGAGCATCGGCGGCTTTGGCTGGCGCGCAATCGCCCCGGCGGGCTTGCTTCGAGCCTTAGTTACTACGAACGCAATCTGAAGGAATACGCCGACTTCCTGAAACGCGTCGGCCCGCGCGCCCGTCGGCGGACGAATCTAATCACCGTAATGGACTAG
- a CDS encoding Bifunctional beta-D-glucosidase/beta-D-fucosidase, whose product MTSPASRSVSRRRTRAAFAAGFAHLLLAQVACLHPISQKYDIPPAPKPAATERAAEPQPFWWGVSTSPYQIEGPPLVGGEASRSFKTDWDLLHEMGKLDATRDRRIDSFECFERDLAALKFLGVTHYRFGIEWARVEPAPGAFDEAAIKHYVMMARRLREEGITPVVCLWHFSLPDWLCNMVEDPDAHGWFHPDAPAAWERYVSRMAKALAPHVEWFAPQNEPNIYALAVSIGIFPPGKSLGKPYYEKLTQREAELFIRAAEIIRAERPGAKIVSVQNIIHWERDAFDLFGIWYDIALWHNYEHLDRVAATVDYIGFNYYQREVASPLALWAQSMRKGEHVSDLGWIIDPRGLEEEIVELARRYKKPMVIMENGIADAGDEKRQLYLLQHVQAVRRVREAGYDLRGYFHWSLMDNYEWTHGYQQKFGLFSVMPENSAPTVEFFAQPAANPQATSRLSDAAPAPSDRVEPLLVPKPSAKLYRFLIRNGLTNSSTSQPTDRQFETEPRPN is encoded by the coding sequence ATGACGAGTCCGGCAAGCCGATCTGTCTCAAGACGACGCACGCGCGCAGCCTTCGCCGCCGGTTTTGCCCATCTCCTGCTGGCACAAGTCGCCTGCCTTCACCCTATTTCGCAGAAGTACGACATCCCGCCCGCGCCAAAACCGGCTGCAACAGAGCGGGCCGCCGAGCCGCAGCCGTTCTGGTGGGGCGTATCAACGTCGCCGTACCAGATCGAAGGCCCGCCCCTTGTCGGCGGCGAGGCAAGTCGTTCGTTCAAGACCGATTGGGACCTGTTGCACGAGATGGGCAAACTCGACGCCACGCGCGATCGAAGGATCGACAGCTTTGAATGCTTTGAGCGCGACCTGGCGGCGTTGAAGTTCCTCGGCGTGACGCATTATCGCTTCGGCATCGAGTGGGCGCGCGTCGAGCCGGCGCCGGGCGCATTCGATGAAGCGGCAATCAAGCACTACGTCATGATGGCTCGCCGCCTGCGCGAAGAGGGCATCACGCCCGTCGTCTGCCTGTGGCACTTCTCCCTGCCCGATTGGCTGTGCAACATGGTCGAAGACCCCGACGCCCACGGCTGGTTTCACCCCGACGCCCCGGCCGCCTGGGAGCGATACGTCTCGCGCATGGCGAAAGCCCTCGCGCCGCACGTGGAATGGTTCGCGCCGCAGAACGAACCGAATATCTACGCGCTCGCGGTGTCGATCGGCATCTTCCCGCCGGGCAAGAGTCTGGGTAAGCCCTACTATGAGAAGTTGACGCAGCGCGAGGCCGAGTTGTTCATTCGCGCGGCCGAGATCATCCGCGCCGAGCGCCCCGGCGCGAAGATCGTCAGCGTGCAGAACATCATTCACTGGGAGCGGGATGCGTTTGACCTTTTCGGAATCTGGTACGATATCGCCTTGTGGCACAATTATGAACACCTCGACCGCGTGGCGGCGACGGTCGATTACATCGGCTTCAACTACTATCAGCGCGAAGTGGCCAGTCCGCTGGCGTTGTGGGCGCAGTCGATGCGAAAGGGTGAGCACGTTTCCGACCTCGGCTGGATCATCGACCCGCGCGGGCTGGAGGAGGAGATCGTCGAGCTGGCCCGGCGCTATAAGAAGCCGATGGTGATCATGGAGAACGGCATCGCCGACGCGGGGGATGAAAAGCGTCAATTGTATTTATTGCAGCACGTCCAGGCCGTGCGCCGCGTGCGCGAGGCGGGCTACGACCTCCGCGGCTACTTTCACTGGTCGCTCATGGACAACTACGAATGGACGCACGGCTATCAGCAGAAGTTCGGCCTGTTCTCGGTAATGCCGGAGAACTCCGCGCCAACCGTCGAGTTCTTCGCGCAACCCGCGGCGAACCCCCAAGCGACCTCGCGCCTGAGCGACGCCGCCCCGGCACCAAGCGACCGCGTCGAGCCGCTGCTGGTGCCTAAGCCCTCGGCGAAACTGTATCGATT
- the sigR gene encoding ECF RNA polymerase sigma factor SigR has protein sequence MAMPTTQGTRSDEPTEDRSFEALVLPHFDLVYRLAYKLTGDVHEAEDLVQEVFLKARRSFGGFELRDYGAKPWLLKIMHNAYLTRRGVAGRGPTLLDDLSLNDFAADFEPQTLDSLAPGRLNWDLFDEELKHAVEKLAPEYRMVLLLWALGDMSYKEIAQVLGIAIGTVMSRLFRARRQLATALTEYAANRGIRPVER, from the coding sequence ATGGCGATGCCGACGACACAGGGAACCCGTTCCGACGAGCCGACGGAAGACCGCTCCTTTGAGGCGCTGGTCCTACCGCACTTCGATCTCGTCTACCGGCTGGCCTACAAACTCACGGGGGATGTTCACGAAGCCGAAGACTTGGTGCAGGAGGTTTTCCTGAAGGCCCGACGGAGCTTCGGCGGATTCGAGCTGCGCGATTACGGCGCGAAGCCCTGGCTGCTGAAGATCATGCACAACGCGTACCTGACGCGGCGAGGGGTCGCGGGGCGCGGGCCGACGCTGCTGGACGACTTGAGTCTCAACGACTTCGCCGCCGACTTCGAGCCGCAGACGCTGGACAGCCTCGCACCGGGCCGGTTGAACTGGGACTTGTTCGACGAAGAGTTGAAGCACGCAGTGGAAAAGCTCGCCCCGGAATACCGGATGGTGCTGCTGTTGTGGGCCTTGGGCGACATGTCGTATAAGGAAATCGCGCAGGTGCTGGGCATCGCCATCGGAACCGTGATGAGCCGACTTTTTCGGGCGAGACGTCAACTCGCCACGGCGCTAACCGAGTACGCCGCCAACCGGGGCATCCGACCGGTGGAACGCTAG
- the thyA gene encoding Thymidylate synthase, with translation MSTHADVVYLDLVKRVMDEGVFKPSRTGVDTISLFSAHYQLDLAAGFPLLTTKKMNWNAVLRELLWYLSGENHIRNLRQHTKIWDDWADADGNLDTAYGYYWRHFPSAEKDASGAWRVREIDQIRHVIDSLKKNPESRRLVVSAWEPGNAIRSKLPPCHYTFAFHAANGRLNCHLCQRSGDIALGIPFNMAAYAALTQMIAQEVGMLAGRFAHTIVDAHIYVAKPGAATQDHDHLEGLKQQLAREPYPLPKLMIAPKPFDELRFEDFELVGYRCHDPIRFKVAV, from the coding sequence ATGTCCACCCACGCCGATGTCGTTTACCTCGATCTTGTGAAGCGCGTCATGGACGAGGGCGTGTTCAAGCCTTCGCGCACCGGCGTCGACACGATCAGCCTCTTCTCGGCGCATTATCAGCTTGATCTCGCCGCCGGGTTTCCGTTGCTGACCACGAAGAAGATGAACTGGAATGCCGTGTTGCGCGAACTGCTCTGGTATCTCTCCGGCGAGAATCACATTCGCAATCTCCGGCAACACACGAAGATCTGGGACGACTGGGCCGACGCCGACGGCAACCTCGACACGGCCTATGGCTACTACTGGCGGCACTTCCCCAGCGCCGAGAAGGACGCAAGCGGGGCGTGGCGTGTGCGCGAGATTGATCAGATCCGCCATGTGATTGATTCATTGAAAAAGAATCCCGAAAGCCGGCGGCTCGTCGTGTCGGCATGGGAACCGGGCAACGCGATCCGCAGCAAGCTGCCGCCCTGTCATTACACGTTCGCGTTCCACGCGGCCAACGGACGGCTGAATTGCCATCTCTGTCAGCGGTCGGGCGACATCGCACTGGGGATTCCGTTCAACATGGCGGCCTACGCCGCGCTGACGCAGATGATCGCGCAGGAGGTGGGCATGCTGGCCGGGCGCTTCGCGCATACGATTGTCGATGCGCACATTTACGTGGCCAAGCCCGGCGCGGCGACGCAGGATCACGATCATCTCGAAGGATTGAAGCAGCAACTCGCGCGCGAGCCGTACCCGCTGCCGAAGCTGATGATCGCGCCGAAGCCATTTGACGAGCTGCGCTTCGAGGATTTTGAACTGGTCGGCTACCGCTGCCACGATCCGATTCGATTCAAGGTGGCGGTGTGA